In Magnolia sinica isolate HGM2019 chromosome 12, MsV1, whole genome shotgun sequence, a single genomic region encodes these proteins:
- the LOC131221628 gene encoding probable LRR receptor-like serine/threonine-protein kinase At3g47570 has protein sequence MGESMPYVSPHFAFPAFTNSIMELPRMSLWAIWSFLLASSIHLPCFFGSVAHFSNETDLLALLKFKHLITDDPLHSLSSWNHTLHFCHWQGVKCGGRRHPQRVMALNLTGQKLVGPISPYIANLTFLRIIDLSANSFYGRIPEEIGRLFRLRYLRLINNTFTGEIPANLTHCFKLQFLGLSGNQLAGRIPTKLGSLSKLTNLSLRGNSLTGSIPPSLGNLSSLWYLLLTDNSLEGSIPDYLCQMVSLKVLSIGGNKLSGTIPHRFYNLSSIFLLDVELNRLHGNLPPNIGLTLPNLQGLHAAGNQFTGPIPVSLSNASGLAVINLNMNSFSGSVPMNFGNLKALFRLELGLNELGIGKACDLSFLDSLTNCSSLQVVEVSSNRLSGALPNSIANLSTQLTILSLGSNMIFRSIPSGIQNLIGLTALSMDDNSLTGTIPIDVGKLNKLEVLYLDSNGLSGQIPPSLGNITRLYHLYLHGNKLSGSIPSNLGNCVDLNFIYLSYNNFSGTLPKQLFSIPSLIDLQAQNNFFTSLPSEAGYLKALQKFNVSNNKLSGEIPSWLGNCLSLEYLVLDENFFQGSIPSTFSTLKGLRSLDLSRNNLSGKIPRYLEKFALEYLNLSFNNFEGELPKQGVFGNASRVSVLGNSKLCGGIHELQLPPCSSQASKKRGISLASKVKFSIIGAVLGLISLSCFFTILYRVRKSRRKPLAVPSMEAPFMNVSYAELFKATDEFSPANLLGTGSFGAVYKGILDRVGTMVAVKVFNLQQQGALRSFMAECDALRNIRHRNLVKILTCCSSIDFKGNDFKALVYDYMSNGSLEKWLHREDHDQSRRNLKFTQRLNIAVDVASALDYLHNHCQTSIIHQDLKPSNILLDDDMIAHVGDFGLARFLSEVGRSSSVGMKGSIGYIAPEYAMGGKASTQGDVYSYGILLLEMITGKGPTDDVFKDNLSLHHFAKLALAERVMEIVDPQLLLEEAEVIQGNENEINTRNRMHDCLISMVKIGVLCSAESPSKRMQMRDVVVEMNTIKDLYLGVKIRQDKQVRSQILDEGLSYLRHY, from the exons ATGGGAGAATCCATGCCATATGTGTCTCCTCACTTTGCCTTTCCTGCATTCACAAACTCCATCATGGAGCTCCCACGTATGAGCTTAtgggcaatttggtcatttctcctTGCCTCTTCCATTCACCTTCCATGTTTCTTTGGATCTGTCGCTCACTTCTCCAACGAAACTGATCTCCTTGCTTTGCTCAAATTCAAACATCTAATAACCGACGATCCTCTCCATTCTTTGAGCTCGTGGAACCATACTCTCCACTTCTGCCACTGGCAAGGAGTCAAATGCGGTGGTCGACGGCATCCTCAAAGGGTCATGGCCTTGAACCTCACTGGCCAgaaattggtgggccccatatctcccTACATAGCAAACCTCACCTTCCTCAGGATAATCGATCTCTCAGCCAACAGCTTCTATGGGAGGATTCCTGAAGAGATTGGCCGGTTGTTCCGCTTGAGGTATCTCCGTCTGATCAATAACACATTCACTGGAGAAATTCCAGCAAATCTGACCCACTGTTTCAAACTCCAATTTCTTGGACTTAGTGGGAATCAGCTCGCAGGGAGGATTCCGACTAAGCTTGGCTCTCTATCGAAGCTCACCAACTTAAGCCTTCGTGGCAACAGTCTTACAGGAAGCATCCCAccttcacttggaaacctttcgtCTCTCTGGTATCTTCTTCTCACAGATAATAGTCTGGAGGGCAGCATCCCAGATTACCTTTGTCAGATGGTGAGTTTAAAGGTCCTTTCCATAGGTGGAAATAAACTGTCAGGTACGATTCCGCATCGGTTCTACAATCTCTCCTCTATTTTCCTTTTGGACGTGGAATTGAACAGATTGCATGGAAATCTTCCACCTAACATAGGCCTCACCCTTCCTAATCTCCAAGGGCTCCATGCTGCAGGAAACCAATTCACAGGACCCATACCagtttcattatccaatgcttcCGGACTTGCAGTAATTAACCTTAATATGAATAGTTTTAGCGGATCTGTGCCCATGAATTTTGGAAACCTCAAGGCTCTCTTCCGATTAGAGTTGGGGCTAAATGAACTTGGAATTGGGAAAGCTTGTGACTTGAGTTTTCTTGATTCTTTGACCAATTGCAGTAGCTTACAAGTGGTGGAGGTGAGCAGCAATCGTCTCAGCGGTGCGTTGCCCAACTCCATAGCAAATCTTTCGACCCAACTGACAATCCTATCTTTAGGAAGTAATATGATATTCAGAAGCATCCCATCTGGGATTCAGAATCTTATTGGCTTAACAGCACTGAGTATGGACGATAATTCTCTGACTGGTACAATTCCCATTGATgttgggaagcttaacaagttggaGGTACTTTACTTGGATTCAAATGGATTATCAGGGCAAATTCCACCTTCCTTGGGCAACATCACCAGATTGTACCACCTTTATTTACATGGAAACAAACTATCGGGGAGCATACCTTCAAATCTTGGTAATTGCGTAGACCTGAACTTCATATACCTCAGCTATAATAACTTCAGCGGTACCTTACCCAAACAACTTTTCAGCATTCCATCTCTGATTGATCTCCAAGCTCAAAACAACTTTTTTACTAGTCTCCCATCCGAAGCCGGTTACTTGAAAGCTCTTCAAAAGTTCAATGTTTCGAATAACAAATTGTCAGGCGAAATTCCAAGCTGGCTAGGCAATTGTCTCAGCCTAGAGTATCTCGTGTTGGATGAGAACTTCTTTCAAGGATCAATTCCATCAACATTTAGTACTCTAAAAGGCCTTCGATCCCTGGATCTTTCACGCAACAACTTATCTGGGAAGATTCCAAGATATCTGGAGAAGTTTGCTCTAGAGTATCTAAATCTATCCTTCAATAATTTTGAGGGAGAATTACCAAAACAAGGGGTCTTTGGAAATGCCAGTCGAGTTTCAGTGCTCGGAAATAGTAAGCTTTGTGGGGGTATTCATGAATTACAGTTGCCTCCATGTTCTAGCCAAGCTTCCAAGAAACGGGGGATCTCTCTTGCTTCAAAAGTCAAATTCTCAATAATTGGTGCTGTCCTGGGTCTTATTTCATTGTCATGTTTCTTTACCATTCTTTATCGGGTAAGAAAGTCAAGAAGGAAACCTCTTGCTGTGCCTTCTATGGAGGCTCCTTTTATGAACGTGTCTTATGCGGAGCTCTTTAAAGCAACAGATGAGTTCTCTCCTGCCAATTTGCTCGGAACCGGAAGTTTTGGTGCTGTATATAAAGGGATTCTAGATCGTGTTGGGACTATGGTAGCAGTGAAAGTCTTCAACCTTCAACAACAAGGAGCTCTGCGGAGCTTCATGGCCGAATGTGATGCGTTAagaaacattaggcatcggaatcttgttaagatcttaacttgttgctcgagcattgattttaagggcaatgattttaaagctcTAGTTTACGATTACATGTCCAATGGAAGTCTAGAGAAGTGGTTGCACAGGGAGGACCATGACCAGTCGAGAAGGAACTTGAAGTTTACTCAAAGGCTAAACATAGCCGTAGATGTGGCTTCTGCACTGGATTATCTACATAATCATTGCCAAACATCAATCATTCATCAAGATTTAAAGCCAAGCAacattcttcttgatgatgacatgattgctcATGTGGGTGATTTCGGGCTAGCTAGGTTCTTATCTGAGGTTGGTCGAAGCAGCTCAGTTGGGATGAAGGGATCTATTGGGTACATCGCTCCAG AGTATGCGATGGGTGGAAAagcatctacacaaggagatgttTACAGCTACGGAATCCTTCTACTGGAGATGATCACTGGAAAGGGGCCAACTGATGACGtgtttaaggacaatctaagccttcatcattttgctAAGCTGGCTTTGGCTGAACGAGtgatggagattgttgatccACAACTGCTCTTAGAAGAAGCTGAAGTTATTCAAggaaatgaaaatgaaatcaatacaagaaatagaatgcatgactgtttgatttcaatggtcaaaatcGGTGTTTTGTGCTCTGCAGAATCTCCAAGTAAACGAATGCAAATGAGAGATGTTGTTGTTGAAATGAACACAATCAAGGACTTGTATCTCGGGGTCAAGATTCGCCAAGACAAACAAGTTAGGTCGCAAATATTAGATGAAGGTTTGTCTTATCTCAGGCATTACTAA